GGCGCCCTCGACCCCCTCCGACTGCTTCGACGCGGCGGTGGAGGCGGTCAGGATCGCGGTGAAATACCGCACCCCGGTCATGCTGCTCTCCGACGGCTACCTCGCCAACGGCTCCGAGCCGTGGAAGCTGCCCGACGCCGCCGACCTTCCCGACATCTCCACCGAGTTCGCCTCGGGGCCGAACGACGAGGACGGCGTCACCTTCCTGCCGTTCAAGCGCGACGCCGAGACCCTCGCCCGCCCCTGGGCGATCCCCGGCACCGCGGGCCTGGAGCACCGGATCGGCGGCATCGAGAAGGCCGAGAACACCGGCAACATCTCCTACGACCCCAACAACCACGACCGGATGGTCCGGGTCCGCCAGGCCAAGATCGACGGGATCGCGAACGACATCCCGCCGCTGACCGTGGACGACCCGGACGGCGACGCGCGCGTGCTGGTGCTCGGCTGGGGCTCCACGTACGGGCCGATCGCGGCGGCCGCGCGGCGCATCAGGAGGGCCGGCGGCAAGGTCGCCCAGGCCCACCTGAGGCACCTCAACCCGCTGCCCGCCAACACCGGCGAGGTGCTGCGCGCGTACGACAGGGTGCTCCTGCCGGAGATCAACCTCGGCCAGCTCGCGCTGCTGCTCCGCGCCCGCTTCCTGGTCGACATCATCAGCTACAACCGAGTGCGCGGGCTTCCGTTCAAGGCCGAGGAACTTGCCGGCGTGATCCAGGACGTGATCGACAGTGAGTAGTGCTGAGTTGCCCGCGGTGTCCGTCCCCGGAAGGGGTGGGGCGCTTTCGCTGGTCCCGAAGTCCGAGGTGAAACTCGGCATGAAGGACTTCAAGACCGACCAGGAGGTGCGCTGGTGCCCCGGGTGCGGTGACTACGCCATCCTGGCCGCGGTCCAGTCGTTCGTGCCGGAGCTCGGGCTCAAGCGCGAGAACATGGTGTTCGTCTCGGGCATCGGCTGCTCCTCCCGGTTCCCGTACTACATGGACACCTACGGGTTCCACTCGATCCACGGCCGCGCCCCGGCGATCGCGACCGGCCTGGCCGCCTCGCGTCCCGACCTGTCGGTGTGGGTGATCACCGGTGACGGCGACGCGCTGTCCATCGGCGGCAACCACCTCATCCACGCGCTGCGCCGCAACGTCAACCTGAACATCCTGCTGTTCAACAACAGGATCTACGGCCTGACCAAGGGCCAGTACTCCCCGACCTCCGAGGTCGGCAAGATCACGAAGTCGACCCCGATGGGCTCGCTGGACAAGCCGTTCAACCCGATCTCGCTGGCCATCGGCGCCGAGGCCTCCTTCGTGGCCAGGACCATCGACTCCGACCGCAAGCACCTCCAGTCGGTGCTGCGCGAGGCCGTCGAGCACCGGGGCACCTCCCTGGTCGAGATCTACCAGAACTGCAACATCTTCAACGACAACGCCTTCGAGCAGCTGAAGGACCCGGAGCAGCGCGACGACATCACGCTGCGCCTGGAGCACGGGCAGCCCATCGCCTCGGCGTCCAAGGCCGTGCGCAGGGCGGCCGACGGCGGCATCGAGGTCGTCCCGAGGTCGGCGGTGAGCGAGGACGAGATCCTCGTGCACGATGCCCACCGCGCCGACCCGTCGCTGGCCTTCGCGCTCTCCCGGCTGGACGAGCCCGCCTTCGAGCACGTCCCGATCGGCGTCTTCCGCAACGTCGACCGCCCCTCCTACGACGAGCTCATGGCCGAGCAGCTCCAGGAGGCCGTCGGCGAGCGAGGGCCCGGCGACCTGAACGACCTGCTGCTCGGCGGGGACACCTGGCGCATCGGCTGATCGGAAACAAACGCACGGCACCAAACGCTAAGGCCCGCTCTTCGGAGCGGGCCTTAGCGCTTATCTGCCACAAATCCCCCTAAATCAGGAGAAAAGCGTATGGCCAGCCCGGTAGCGGAAGAGTACTGGCGGGCGAGGCCCGTGCTGGTGACGGGGGCCGGTGGCTTCATCGGGACCCACCTGGTACGGCGCCTGAGCGCGCTCGGCGCGCGGGTGCACGCGGTCAGCCGCCGACCCGGGGAGAGTTCGAACGGCGAGACGTGGCACGTCGCGGACGTCGCCGACGCGGGCGCGGTCGAGTGGCTCGTCGGCTCGACCCGCCCCGCCGTCGTGTTCCACCTGGCCAGCGAGGTCGCCGGGGCGAGGGATCCGCGGCTCGTGCTGCCGATGCTGCACAGCAACCTCACCAGCGTGGTCAACCTGCTGACGGCGGTCACCGAGGTTCCTGAGACCAGGGTGGTGCTGGCGGGCTCACTGGAGGAGCTCCGCCCCGAGGAGGGCGACAAGGCGCCGTCCTCGCCGTACGCGGTGTCCAAGTGGGCCGCCGACGGCTACGCGCGGATGTTCCACCACCTGTGGGGTGTCCAGGTCAGCAACCTGCGGATCGGCATGGTCTACGGCCCTGGCCGCCAGGACACCCGGAAGCTGGTCCCCTACGTGGCGCTGTCGCTGCTGCGCGGGCGCGAACCCGAGCTCGGCAGTGGAACGCGCCATCTCGACTGGGTGTACGTCGACGACGTGGTCGACGCCTTCCTCGCCACAGGCGAGACCCCGGACGCGGCGGGCCGCGCCTTCGACATCGGCACGGGGACGGGCACCTCCATCCGCGACACCGTGGAACTGCTCTCCCGGATCGTCGGCGGCCAGGCCCGCCCCCGCTACGGCGCGCTCACCGACAGAGCGCTGGACAGCGCCAGGATCGCCGACACGACCGCAGCCGCCGAGATCCTCCACTGGCGGCCCGCCGTGGGACTTGAGGAGGGTCTGCGCCGGACCGTCGACTGGTTCGCCCGCGAAAACGGCTGAGCGCCCGGCCCTGCCGGGCGTCCTCACGCTCCTATGTCAAGGCTCTCGGCGGGCGACTGCGCGTGGCGGCCGACTTCGGCGACGTCGAGTACCTCAGCGACGACGCCTTCACCGCTTGACACCACCAGGGACGGTCCGCACCTGCAAACAGTCACAAAAGGACAAGCCGGTAGAAGCGGAGCAGGCGGCCTGCTCCGCTGATCAGAAAAGCGCCTCCTTGCTGCTGCCTTAATGCCAGGGTTAAGCTATGGATGGAGCTGGATGGCAGGTCGTGCTGGTTACTGAGGTCGCCGACTGGTACGACCAGTTATGCCAGGACGACTGGGACAGCGCCGAGCAGGTTGAAAACGCCATAGACATGCTGGCGCAGGTCGGGCCGACACTTGGCCGACCGCTGGTGGATCGCATCAAGGGAGCCGACAACCACCATTTGAAAGAATTGCGACCTGGTTCGTCAAAAGGAAGTGAGATCCGCATTCTGTTCGCATTCGACCCGGTTCGCCGGGCAGTGCTGCTGGTCGCGGGTGACAAGGCCGGCAACTGGGGTCATTGGTATGACACGAACGTACCGATGGCGGAGAAGCGGTACGCCGAGCACATAGCGGAACTGGCTAGCAGGGAGTACGAATGAGCGCGGTCAACTGGGACGAGGTGAAGCAGCGGGCGCGGGAGCGGCGCCAGGCTGCGGGACTGCCTGTGCAATCGGATGCCGAGAAGTCCGCTGCGATGGAACAGCTCGCCGCGGAGGTCAGGGCGCACAAGCTCGCGGAGATCAGGCGTGAGCAGGATCTGACCCAGCGCGACGTGGCCACCACCATGGGGGTCTCCGGCCCGAGAGTCTCGGCCATCGAACACGGCGAGGTCGACCGTGTCGAGGTGGCGACCCTGCGCTCCTATGTCGAGGCCCTTGGCGGGCGACTGCGTGTGGTGGCCGACTTCGGTGACGTCGAATACACCGTGGCATAGCTCGCACGACGACAGAAGCCCTCGGCCGCCTGGCTGGGGGCTTCTCACGTTTCCGGGGTTGGGGCTAGAAGTCGAATTCGCCCTTCTTGGCGCCGTCGACGAAGGCGTCCCAGACGCTCGTGCTCACCACGAAGGGCGCCCGCTCGGGAGCCTCGGTGTCACGCAGGCCAACCCGACCGCCCGACAGCGGAGCCACTTCAAGGCAGTCCCCACCATTGGGTCCGCTCTTGGTGGCTTTACGCCAGGTCGCGGTCTTCAGGTTGTCGCTCGGATCCACAGCTTCCCACTTCTCCGCTGTTGGCGATACGGACGAAAAAGCCCCTGGCGGTCGCAATGCAAACTGTTGCCACCATCCCTCGGCAACCGAGGCTTGATCGCTCGGGCTCATCGCCGCTCTTGCCAGTACGGCTGCTGACTCGTGATGACCTCAACTTTCCCAAGTCCCTTGACTGTGCCGCAACCTGCGTTCAGGCTCCCCGGTTGAGGACAACATCGGGCAACCACGAGCGAGGAGCACCACATGGCATTCCACTTCGTAGGTATGGACCCCAACTCGCCGGACGACAAGTGTTGCGCCGTGTTCGTCGATGACGAGGCAGACAGGATCCTCTTTCAAGGGAAGCTGGTCACCGATCCGGTACTACTGGCCAAGATCGCTGCGCACAGTCCCATAGGGGCAGATGAGGTGGTGGTGTGGCAACCCGGCAGAATGAAGCCGATCATCGCTGAAGCCATCGCGGGCACTTTCGAGGAAGGCCGGGCAGGGCACGGACCGACGTCGATCAGAGACATGATTCGCGGGGTTCGGCATTCAGCCGTCCACCTGGAGACACGTGACACCTACGATCCCAACCATCCGGCATTCCAGGACTTCCTGGCCGGTGGCTCGGGCCGCTACGACAGAAGCGGATGGACGGACACGGTTCGAGAGGCTGTAGGGCGCGGAGTGCGGATACGACGGGCACGCGTAGTATCTGAGCCCATCAGCGACTACATCCGCTGGGAGCACATGATCACCGACGAGAACGTGAAGGCCGGTGAGGAGGTGCGATGGCTGCCGCGCCGCCGAGCGTTCGACCTGGTACTGCCTGGTACGGACTTCTGGATGTTCGACGGCCGGGTGGTCTGCTTCAATTTCAACTCTGGTGCGGGAGTAGACACAGAAGCGGACCAGTTCACCAACGACCCGGACATGGTCACTCGGTGTATCGCCATGTTCGAGCAGATCTGGGAACGGGCGACTCCGCACGAGGAGTACCAGCCGCAATAGCTCAGATCGGTACGTAGA
This region of Streptosporangium sp. NBC_01495 genomic DNA includes:
- a CDS encoding 2-oxoacid:ferredoxin oxidoreductase subunit beta codes for the protein MKDFKTDQEVRWCPGCGDYAILAAVQSFVPELGLKRENMVFVSGIGCSSRFPYYMDTYGFHSIHGRAPAIATGLAASRPDLSVWVITGDGDALSIGGNHLIHALRRNVNLNILLFNNRIYGLTKGQYSPTSEVGKITKSTPMGSLDKPFNPISLAIGAEASFVARTIDSDRKHLQSVLREAVEHRGTSLVEIYQNCNIFNDNAFEQLKDPEQRDDITLRLEHGQPIASASKAVRRAADGGIEVVPRSAVSEDEILVHDAHRADPSLAFALSRLDEPAFEHVPIGVFRNVDRPSYDELMAEQLQEAVGERGPGDLNDLLLGGDTWRIG
- a CDS encoding NAD-dependent epimerase/dehydratase family protein: MASPVAEEYWRARPVLVTGAGGFIGTHLVRRLSALGARVHAVSRRPGESSNGETWHVADVADAGAVEWLVGSTRPAVVFHLASEVAGARDPRLVLPMLHSNLTSVVNLLTAVTEVPETRVVLAGSLEELRPEEGDKAPSSPYAVSKWAADGYARMFHHLWGVQVSNLRIGMVYGPGRQDTRKLVPYVALSLLRGREPELGSGTRHLDWVYVDDVVDAFLATGETPDAAGRAFDIGTGTGTSIRDTVELLSRIVGGQARPRYGALTDRALDSARIADTTAAAEILHWRPAVGLEEGLRRTVDWFARENG
- a CDS encoding type II toxin-antitoxin system RelE/ParE family toxin, producing MDGAGWQVVLVTEVADWYDQLCQDDWDSAEQVENAIDMLAQVGPTLGRPLVDRIKGADNHHLKELRPGSSKGSEIRILFAFDPVRRAVLLVAGDKAGNWGHWYDTNVPMAEKRYAEHIAELASREYE
- a CDS encoding XRE family transcriptional regulator → MSAVNWDEVKQRARERRQAAGLPVQSDAEKSAAMEQLAAEVRAHKLAEIRREQDLTQRDVATTMGVSGPRVSAIEHGEVDRVEVATLRSYVEALGGRLRVVADFGDVEYTVA
- a CDS encoding DUF397 domain-containing protein; this encodes MDPSDNLKTATWRKATKSGPNGGDCLEVAPLSGGRVGLRDTEAPERAPFVVSTSVWDAFVDGAKKGEFDF
- a CDS encoding DUF6879 family protein, which gives rise to MAFHFVGMDPNSPDDKCCAVFVDDEADRILFQGKLVTDPVLLAKIAAHSPIGADEVVVWQPGRMKPIIAEAIAGTFEEGRAGHGPTSIRDMIRGVRHSAVHLETRDTYDPNHPAFQDFLAGGSGRYDRSGWTDTVREAVGRGVRIRRARVVSEPISDYIRWEHMITDENVKAGEEVRWLPRRRAFDLVLPGTDFWMFDGRVVCFNFNSGAGVDTEADQFTNDPDMVTRCIAMFEQIWERATPHEEYQPQ